GAAGTTCGCGGACGCGGTGGACAAGGTCCAGGACGCCGCCAAGAACGCGCTGCACGAGCAGGCCCGGCAGCACGGTTAACAGCCGATCACTCGGCCGACGAGCGACCGGCGGCGATGACGCCGCCGGATCGCCACCGCCGGATTCGCTGCCGCCCCAGCGGCTTTCGTGTGCAGCAGCCCACGAACGGAGGCGGCCCTACATGGTCGCGGTGTCGATGACGAAGCGGTAGCGCACATCCGACGCCACCGCGCGGTCGTACGCCTCGTCGATGCGATCGGCGGAGATCACCTCGATCTCCGCGCCGATGCCGTGCGCCGCGCAGAAGTCGAGCATCTCCTGGGTCTGCGGAATGCCGCCGATCATGGAGCCGCTCAGCGACCGCCGCATGCCCGCCAGCGTGGAAGCCCGTACGGTGGCGGGCTTTTCGGGCAGGCCGAGCAGCACCAGACTGCCGTCCAGCTTCAACAGCTTGACGTAGTCCTCGATCGGCAGATCCGCCGACACGGTGTTGATGATCAGGTCGAAGGAGCCGCGCAGCTGTTTGAAGGTGGCGCGGTCGCCGGTGGCGTAGTAGTGCGCCGCCCCGAACCGCAGCCCGTCCTCCTGCTTGGACAGCGAGTGGCTCAGCACGGTCACCTCCGCGCCCATGGCGGCCGCGAGCTTCACGCCCACGTGCCCGAGCCCGCCCATGCCGATGATGGCGACCTTCTTGCCGGGCCCGGCGTTCCAGTGCCGCAGCGGCGAGAACAGGGTGATGCCCGCGCACAGCAGCGGCGCGGCCACATCCAGCCCGATACCGTCCGGAATCGAGAGCACGAAACCCTCGGTCACCACGACCTGCGTGGAGTAGCCGCCGAGGGTGTAGCCGCCGGCCTGCTGCTCGGCGGGTACCGGGGTGTTGTAGGTCCAGGTCACGCCCCTGGTGCAGTACTGCTGCTCCCCGGCCAGGCAGGATTCGCATTCCCCGCAGGAATCGACCATGCAGCCCACTCCGACCCGGTCGCCGACCCGGTGCCGGGTCACCTCGGAGCCGACGGCGGAGACGATGCCGGCGATCTCATGGCCGGGCACGCACGGGTAGGCGGTGCCGTGCCATTCGTTGCGGGCGGTGTGGATGTCGGAATGGCAGATGCCCGCGTATTTCACGTCGATCAGCACATCGTGGGGTCCGAGGTCGCGGCGTTCGATGGCGATCTTCTCGAAGGTCCCGTCCGGGGCGGACACGGCATAGGCGGCAGCGGTGCTCATGCAGTCATGCCTACCCCCGCATGCCCTCGCATACCAACCAAGCGTTGCATATCTCATGCTCGGCGCGGCGTGGCGATTCGCCGGCAAACGGTGGCCATGCTGGCACGATGGCGATTCTGCTGTCGTTGTTCTCGATGTGCGCCACCCTGATCGGCGGACTGCTCGCGGCCCGTATCGGTGAGCGCAAGCGCCTGGTGCTGGGGCTGGCGGCGGGCGTCATGCTGGGCGTGGTCGCCTTCGATCTGATGCCCGAGTCGCTCGCGGCGGACGACCGCATCGCGCTGGGTGTGCCGGTGCCGTTGCTGGCCGCGGTGGTCGGCTTCTTCACCGTGCACGTCATCGAGCGGTCCATGGCCCTGCACACCGCCTACGAGGACGAGTACGCCGCGCACCGGCACGACCACGATTTCGCCGCGCTGGGCCTGCTGGCCGCGGGCGGGCTGGTCTTTCACAGCACGCTCGACGGGTTGAGCATCGGATTCGGTTTCCAAGCCGGGGCCGCCGTGGGCGCGGCCGTGGCGATCGCGGTGATCGCGCACGATTTCGCCGACGGTTTCAACACTTTCACGCTGACCACGCTGTACGGCAATGCCCGCAAGCGCGCGGTGGTCATGCTGATCCTGGACGCCGTCGCCCCGGTGGTGGGTGCGGTGATCGGGACCCTGGTCAAGGTCTCGACCGAACTGGTCGGCTTGTATCTGGGCTATTTCGCGGGATTCCTGCTGTACCTCGCGACGGCCGATATCCTGCCCGAGGCACACGCCGG
This sequence is a window from Nocardia yunnanensis. Protein-coding genes within it:
- a CDS encoding ZIP family metal transporter gives rise to the protein MAILLSLFSMCATLIGGLLAARIGERKRLVLGLAAGVMLGVVAFDLMPESLAADDRIALGVPVPLLAAVVGFFTVHVIERSMALHTAYEDEYAAHRHDHDFAALGLLAAGGLVFHSTLDGLSIGFGFQAGAAVGAAVAIAVIAHDFADGFNTFTLTTLYGNARKRAVVMLILDAVAPVVGAVIGTLVKVSTELVGLYLGYFAGFLLYLATADILPEAHAGKPAKGPLLCTLAGVGFMLVIAALSH
- a CDS encoding NAD(P)-dependent alcohol dehydrogenase: MSTAAAYAVSAPDGTFEKIAIERRDLGPHDVLIDVKYAGICHSDIHTARNEWHGTAYPCVPGHEIAGIVSAVGSEVTRHRVGDRVGVGCMVDSCGECESCLAGEQQYCTRGVTWTYNTPVPAEQQAGGYTLGGYSTQVVVTEGFVLSIPDGIGLDVAAPLLCAGITLFSPLRHWNAGPGKKVAIIGMGGLGHVGVKLAAAMGAEVTVLSHSLSKQEDGLRFGAAHYYATGDRATFKQLRGSFDLIINTVSADLPIEDYVKLLKLDGSLVLLGLPEKPATVRASTLAGMRRSLSGSMIGGIPQTQEMLDFCAAHGIGAEIEVISADRIDEAYDRAVASDVRYRFVIDTATM